In the genome of Saprospira sp. CCB-QB6, one region contains:
- a CDS encoding AraC family transcriptional regulator, with product MQLMKFNKTACGVDFMLNVLNEEQLAALHPYFFAQPHRGDCFEILFFERAQGTLYLGDQQIVLQDNCLVFISAFQLRRWEIQAEELKFKVLFFKEEFLHEFFADQLFTYKLLYFYQREQPLYLPLAAGALEPLFFFLEEIKKELLHPLTNSAHIIRSLIYYLLERINRDYAVHYQLAFTTEGKQLAYEFKRLLELHIREKQRVEDYAQLLGLSRISLNKLAKTTFGQTASALIKQRLLAEIKLELIYHPEKSLSEIAYALGYSEPNHLMRFFKAQTGQKSSDFLAAYQNGSLSS from the coding sequence ATGCAGCTAATGAAATTTAATAAAACCGCTTGCGGGGTGGATTTTATGCTCAATGTACTTAATGAGGAGCAATTAGCGGCTTTGCATCCCTATTTCTTTGCTCAGCCCCATCGAGGCGATTGTTTTGAGATCCTTTTCTTTGAGCGGGCTCAAGGAACCTTATATTTAGGAGACCAACAAATTGTGTTGCAAGACAATTGCCTCGTTTTTATTTCTGCCTTTCAGCTTAGGCGTTGGGAAATTCAGGCAGAGGAATTAAAATTTAAAGTGCTCTTTTTCAAAGAAGAGTTTTTGCATGAGTTCTTTGCCGATCAGTTATTTACTTATAAGCTACTTTATTTCTATCAGCGGGAGCAGCCTTTGTATTTGCCTTTAGCTGCTGGAGCTTTGGAGCCCTTGTTCTTCTTTTTGGAAGAGATAAAAAAGGAATTGCTTCATCCATTGACGAATAGTGCTCATATTATTCGCTCTTTGATTTATTATTTATTGGAGCGGATAAATCGAGATTATGCGGTACATTATCAGCTGGCATTTACTACTGAGGGCAAGCAATTGGCTTATGAATTTAAGCGCTTATTAGAGCTACATATTCGAGAAAAGCAGCGAGTAGAAGATTATGCGCAACTTTTGGGTTTGAGTCGAATTAGTTTAAACAAACTAGCCAAAACAACTTTTGGTCAAACGGCCAGTGCGTTAATCAAGCAGCGATTGCTGGCAGAAATTAAATTAGAGTTGATTTATCATCCAGAAAAAAGCCTTAGCGAGATTGCTTATGCTTTAGGGTATTCAGAGCCCAATCATTTGATGCGTTTTTTCAAGGCGCAAACGGGGCAAAAAAGCTCAGACTTTTTGGCTGCTTATCAAAATGGTAGTCTTTCGAGCTAG